One Hippoglossus stenolepis isolate QCI-W04-F060 chromosome 22, HSTE1.2, whole genome shotgun sequence DNA segment encodes these proteins:
- the svopl gene encoding putative transporter SVOPL, whose amino-acid sequence MNDHMKTQLVSAIHLQEVELQEKPPEDQQGTKICSDADQTFTVEDAVETIGFGRFHILLFLIMGSASILEAMEIMLLAIVSPEIRCEWRLEDWQVALVSTMVFLGFMVCGVLSGYVADRYGRWKVVVGGFVWSAYFSLLTSFAPSYGWFIFLRSMVGCGVAGVSQGFVLKTEFIPAKYRAYLLPLASIFWMMGSMLIIILGMLLVPTLGWRWMIRISVAPSIILIFLFKLVPESARYNVSAGNVQAAVKTLQWIAKMNRVSLPPGRLVEAAEEERGSWRILVSSTFRRTSLLLWYSWFVASFAYYGSVLSSSELLEKNLLCVRDADREHQVKHRQEDGLCYCIPFVFSDYQTLLISCLGEVALVPLNICLLNVLGRRKTLTVLQLLAAILFMMVNICTTMFGFTVLLFLLRSLVSMNFNVIYIYTAEVYPTVARSLGMGFCTSFSRIGGMIAPFMAQVLMSQSVILALTPFAVTCVICAVGNFLLPFETKGRALLQSS is encoded by the exons ATGAATGATCACATGAAGACTCAGCTGGTGAGTGCCATCCATCTGCAGGAGGTGGAACTGCAGGAGAAACCTCCAGAGGACCAGCAGGGTACAAAGATCTGCAGCGATG CAGATCAGACATTCACGGTTGAAGATGCTGTTGAAACCATCGGCTTTGGTCGTttccacatcctcctcttcctcatcatggGGAGCGCAAGT ATTTTGGAGGCGATGGAGATCATGCTGTTAGCCATCGTTTCTCCTGAGATTCGTTGTGAGTGGCGTCTGGAAGACTGGCAGGTGGCGCTCGTCTCTACt atgGTGTTTCTTGGTTTCATGGTTTGTGGCGTACTCAGTGGATACGTCGCCGACAGATACGGACGCTGGAAG GTGGTGGTTGGAGGCTTCGTGTGGAGCGCCTacttctccctcctcacctccttcgCTCCGTCGTATGGTTGGTTCATTTTCCTGCGCAGCATGGTCGGCTGTGGCGTTGCAGGAGTGTCGCAGGG GTTCGTGTTGAAGACGGAGTTTATTCCAGCGAAGTATCGAGCGTACCTGCTGCCTCTGGCCTCC atctTCTGGATGATGGGCTCCatgctcatcatcatcctgggGATGTTGTTGGTTCCGACTCTGGGCTGGAGGTGGATGATCAGAATCTCTGTGGCTCCGAGTatcatcctcatcttcctcttcaag TTAGTACCAGAATCAGCTCGTTACAACGTGTCGGCAGGAAACGTCCAGGCCGCCGTTAAAACTCTGCAGTGGATCGCCAAAATGAACCGTGTATCACTTCCCCCAGGACGGCTTGTCGAGGCGGCTGAG gaagAACGAGGTAGTTGGAGGATTCTGGTTAGTTCTACTTTCAGGAGAACGTCTTTACTGCTGTGGTATTCTTG GTTTGTGGCATCCTTCGCGTACTATGGTTCGGTGCTGAGCAGTTCGGAGCTGTTGGAAAAAAACTTATTGTGTGTGAGGGACGCTGACCGGGAACATCAGGTCAAACACCGCCAGGAGGACGGACTGTGTTACTGCATCCCCTTTGTATTCAGTGACTACCAGACTCTGCTCATCAGCTGCTTGGGAGAGGTTGCAT TGGTCCCGTTAAACATCTGTCTGCTGAATGTGTTAGGACGGAGGAAGACTCTGACGGTGTTGCAGCTGCTGGCGGCCATTTTGTTCATGATGGTCAACATCTGCACCACCAT gTTTGGCTTCACAGTGCTGCTGTTCCTGTTGCGTTCTCTGGTCTCTATGAACTTTAATGTGATTTACATCTACACGGCTGAG GTGTATCCGACTGTGGCTCGGTCTCTGGGGATGGGTTTCTGTACGTCGTTCAGTCGAATTGGAGGAATGATCGCGCCGTTTATGGCTCAG GTGTTGATGTCTCAGTCGGTGATTCTGGCACTCACTCCGTTTGCTGTGACTTGTGTCATCTGTGCTGTTGGAAACTTTCTGCTGCCCTTTGAAACTAAAGGACGAGCTCTGCTG CAAAGCTCTTGA